In a genomic window of Diabrotica undecimpunctata isolate CICGRU chromosome 2, icDiaUnde3, whole genome shotgun sequence:
- the LOC140433297 gene encoding uncharacterized protein — MSAAKRSRSVNFTKEEELLLIEEVSKYKSIIECKTTNKLNWNEKENAWKKIVANFNSKNFHTRTLDQVRAKYDNIKSKARKEVAKLRCYQAGTGGGPCSSFNLDTSTDAVLNLMNLKTVMGLTAEFDSDSIEINKDIQNDVGELFEMDVNNILIVEESSTTSKDEFEHSDNNTDSKISLEVVEQDSPRKNWNKYVPEKLKKTAHQKLRPKVLNPAIEAKKKYYEHKLEVLIEENQRQKEKEEREKAKHERDIREQDLKIKILEMELKLKQKILAQQNL, encoded by the exons ATGTCTGCAGCGAAAAGAAGTCGTTCTGTGAATTTCACGAAAGAGGAGGAACTTTTACTCATTGAGGAAGTCTCTAAATATAAATCAATCATAGAGTGTAAaacaacaaataaactaaattggAATGAGAAG GAAAATGCTTGGAAAAAAATTGTGGCTAATTTTAACTCAAAAAACTTTCATACCAGGACACTGGATCAAGTACGGGCCAAATATGATAACATAAAGAGCAAGGCAAGAAAGGAAGTTGCCAAGTTAAGGTGCTACCAAGCGGGGACTGGTGGCGGCCCATGCTCCAGTTTTAATTTAGACACCAGTACAGATGCTGTACtgaatttgatgaatttaaagaCAGTAATGGGTTTGACTGCAGAATTTGATTCTGATTCTATTGAAATCAATAAA GATATACAAAATGATGTTggagaattatttgaaatggatgTCAATAAC attttaattgtTGAAGAATCATCAACAACATCAAAAGATGAATTTGAACATAGTGATAACAATACAGACTCCAAAATTTCTTTAGAAGTAGTTGAACAG GATTCACCCAGAAAAAACTGGAACAAGTATGTTccggaaaaattaaaaaaaacagccCATCAAAAGCTGAGGCCTAAAGTTTTAAATCCTGCCATTGAggcaaagaaaaaatattatgaaCACAAGCTGGAAGTATTAATTGAagaaaatcaaaggcaaaaggaAAAGGAAGAGAGGGAAAAGGCTAAACATGAGAGAGATATAAGGGAGcaggatttaaaaattaaaatattagaaatggaattaaaattaaaacaaaaaattttggctcaacaaaatttataa